The following is a genomic window from Flavobacterium sp..
TCTAGTAGGTATAGGTGCAGCAACGAATGTTCCTTGACAATTGATGGTTAAACTGCCCGTAGCAGATTGATTTCCAAATGTTGCAGTTATCGTAGAAGTTCCAGCACTTAAGGAAGTTATTAAACCTGCAGCATCAACAGAAGCAACAGAAGGATTTGAAGACGTAAAGTTCATGTAAGATGGACTTATGGTAATAGATTGATTAATTCCTGTTGGCAAATTAAACGTAGCTATTACACCTTCAACTCTTGAATTAACACCAACAAATGTTGTTTCAGTCACATTGTTTCCGTTTTCAATAGATGCTTGACCATGTGCAATAGTACCTAATTTTTCAAATCGCAATTCATCAATCCACAAGGTATAACCAAATCCGTTTGTACCATTAGTACCAGCTGCAAATCTGAACATTCCTCTTTCGTGTAAAAGTTTAGAAGCATCAGGAATTGGGATGATGTATTTTGTCCATTGGGTACCAACACTAACATCTTTCATAGTAACCATGAACTCATTAGGATAGAAATCTTCACCAAAACCAAATTCACCAATAGTTACCCCTTGCGAAGATTTAGCCCAAAAAGTTAATGCATCAAAATCAGTTAAATCTCTCCCAGCACCATCTATTCTAAAAATACCTCCAGCATAACTTCCTAATGGATCATTTGCGTTAGGCACATCTATTCGTATAGAAGCGTTTCCAAGATAAGCTTCGTTATCATCAACAGAAAATGCAGTAAATTTTGAATCACCGTAAGGAAAATAAAAATCACTTCCGAGACCAATAAAATTGTCTGTAAAGATTTCTCCATTTTTAGAAAACGTTGCCAAGGTAGCATCGTCAGACATTTCTCTTTCACAATTCAAATTAGTAATTACCACTAATCCTAAAAGAAATGCATTTCTTAAATAATTATATGTTTTATTTTTCATTTTAATTTAATTTTAAAATTATTTACCAATATTTATGTGAATGTATGTTCTAATTTCCCATTCAGAACCATTTCCAAATCCAACAGGACTAATTGTAGGTACTGGAGGATAAGTATTAGCAGGAACAGCATTAGGTGAATAACGTGGCGAATATTGATCTAATGAACGCCAAATACCCATGATTCCAATTCTAGTATCAGGTAAAATAAACCAGCTTGGTTTTCCAACAGAAGTTGAAAGATCGATTGATGATTGTACAGGATAAGTTAAGTTGAAATCGCGGTGGTAATCGTAAGGTCCCCAATCGTTAAATTTGATAGAACTTGTTAATTTAACTTTTTTGTAAATCATTCTAACATCAGCTCCAGATCTATTAATAGTTCGTTCTGAATCACCATTACCTTGACCATTTCCAAAATAGACATTAGCAATTAAACCAAGATCTGGTGTTAATTTAGAAACAATTCTAGTATTTGACTCCCATAAATCTTGTGCAGGTGCTGATTTTTCAAAAGCAAAAGCTGTACGATTTGCTAAAAATCCAATAGCTGCATCCATTGTTGTTGGTAAATGACGGTATACAAAACCAGTACTAAAAGCAAATTTTGCGTCTTCAACCATATCATTATTCCATTCATACATCCAAGTTGCTGGAGTTGGGTCCCATGTTAATAATAACTCACCACCAACTGTTTCTCTATTCACTCTAACAACAAATGGATCATCTTGAAAATTTCTTAATCTTCCGGGAGCATCAACACCATTAGGCATCGCTTCAACTAATGGTTTTTGCCATAAAAAGTTAGGTGCAATTTGTAAATTTGAGTTCACATTATAAGTAAAACCGGTTAAAAAGTTCATTTGGTTTCCACTTCCACTATCTTTTAATCTCCAGCCTGTAAATGTTTGGACATTATCTGCTCCTCCATTAGCAACTAATCCCATAATTGCTCCTTGCGTGTAAATATTAAATCTTCCTTTGGAGAAAGTAAACTTAGCTTTACCACCCCAATTATCTTTTGCATTAATGTAATCATTATACACTATACCATTTTCATACATTTGGAAAGTACTTCCATTTAATGGTCTTCCACCCCATATACCGCCTAAAGTAATTCCGAAAGCTCCAAATTTTCTTTGTAATGCAATGGTTGCTCTTTCAGTTGGCCAAGCAGGAATGATACCCGTTCTAACTTGATTTTGATTTAAAATACGTTTACCACTTGAATCATATTCTACATCTGTATTTATATCTCTATGATAAATACCTGTTATATCCCAGTTTAAAACATTTTTACTATACTTTAATAAATAAGTTGGATTAGCGCCCCACCATAATTGAGGACCTACAGCCACTTTTAATCCGTCTAAACTTCTTTTACCATCAATTTCGAAACCTAGTGTTTCACCATTATAAATATCTAGGTTAGGACCATAATTTGCTTCAGGATATAGTGCAAAAATATCACCTTCATACCCCCAGTGGTAATGACCTGTTCTGTAAAAACCTCTTAATTCAAAATCTTTTTCATTCCATGAATAAGAAGCATTATATACTTGAACTCTATTATTATCGCCTATAACTACAGGTCCGTCTGGTGTATCAACTGTTTGCGTACGCCCTCTGTTTTCGTAAAAAATTTCGTTGATTGGATTTTCAGCTACTCTTCCTAAAATATTAACATTCACATTTGCTTTCATATTTGGTGCAGGATTACCCTCTACACCTATGTAATATGATTCCATGTGATCGAAGCCTAATTCATTTGGATAAACAACGTTATCAGGATCCGCAACATTTGGAGTTGTAATCAAACTTCCACCAGTGTTGAAGGTTGTAAACTCAGCTCTTAAATTACTTATTTTTACTATTTCACCCTCTTTACCTCCTAAAGCAGCCTTATCCGATCTTGCTCGTAGCAAAGCGTCCATTAAATTAATATTTTTAAAATATTCATTTAAATTATCAGCAGTAACCCCTTCATCATACGGACTAATTCTATGCACTTCTTTAATAGCATAATAGGCAGCTCTTGGATATAATTCATACAAACCTCTAGAATTCACAGGACCTTTTGCACAAATTCCAAACCATTCTTCGTTCATATTGTTTTGACCTTCTTTAAAATCAAATGGATAACCACCATTAGACCAAGAAGCATTATTATCATGCACTTCTAAATTTTTAGTTTGGCCATATTTCCACCAACCATCACTAAATTGAAAAGTAAAACCTCCTAATGAATTTTCATTTTTACCAAGTCCTGCAGCATTAGAATAGATATCTTTCCAATTCTCAATCATATAATAAGCTTGCGTTTTTTGATCTTCTTGATTGTCAATTGCATTAAAAGAATCGGAACCAAACTCAGTCAATAATAACGGTTTTCCAAATTCTTTTTTAACTCTTTCAAAAGCATCTGTAAAAGTTGCCCCTCGATACATATTAGTACCCAAAATATCTATGTCTTTACATTCTCTTACGATGATATCTAGGAAAAGTAAATCACCATTACAAATCGCCATTGGATGAGAATTATCTATAGCTTTCATTTCTAAAACAGCTTTGTTAAATAATTTGTACATCGACTCAGCACGCACGGTTGATTTTCTGTTTTGAATTGGAATATCCTCTGTTTCGGCACCATCCCAGAAAAGACCATAATTGTTTTCATTACCTAATAAAAACAACAATATCCCTGGAGTATTTTTATATTCTGTAACCATACTTTTCACCTCAGATAACAATAATTCTTGCGTTCTTTTATCTGAATATTCCGTATTAGCTACCCAAGTACCATCGATTGTAAGACCATATCTTCCAAACGAATGATTTAACATGGTGTAAATACCATACTTTTCATAAATATATTTAATCCATTTAGCTGGAACACCTGTATATTGTCGTACGGTATTAACACCCATATTTTTCAATAAAGACATTTCGGCATCTAGTGCAGTTATAATTACGTCATCTGACTGCTTCCAAAGACTATAATTATAGTTAGTACCAATAGGATAATAATCCCAGTTCATACCTTTAACCATAAAGTCTTTACCATTAACTTTAAGTCGATGACCTGAATTATTATTTTCAACAACAATTTTATCTGCTTGAGCAAATATTGAAGAAGAAAAACAAAAGGTTAGTAATAGAATAATTTTTCTCATATATTAATTTGATTAACGTTTTTAATGTTTTGAAAAAATGATTACAATCTAATTTTATTATGGGGTAATAATTTGTCTAGTTAATTAATACCTACTGTATAAACTCGTAATCATTTTATAAAAATAAAAGTAATTATTATATAAAATTGAAAAAGAACCACAACAAAAAACATACATGATAAATAATTACATATATTACTAATAAATTATTAATAAAACATGGAAAAATTAGAATGTAGAAAAAATGAATAAAAATAAACTACAACGTTAGTGATGAGTTATTGTATAGGTTAAATCAACTAAATGTATAGTTTAAAATTGTAAGATATACTCAACTAAGCCTTGTTCGTGAGGTAAATCCATTTTTTTACGCAAACGATATCTTTTAATTTCAATACTACGTACTGAAATATTTAGTAAAGGTGCTATTTCCTTAGATGATAAATTCAATCTCAAATAAGCACAAAGTCTAAGATCATTTGGCGTTAGAGATGGATGAATCTCTTTAACTTTTTTAAGAAAATTATTATCGGCGCTATCAAAAGCTTCTTTAAAAATATTCCAAGTATTTTCTTCTTTTACGTTTTTATTAATAGTTGAAATAACCGATTTAATACTATTTGTGGAACTATCCGCAGAATTTTTTAAATCGCCTTTAATAATATTTAATAGTTCTGTTTTTTTAATTAAATTCATTGTTGAAACAGCAAGTTCTTTATTCTTTTTATCTACATCTAACGTAAGCTGTTCATTTTTAATTTTCATTATTTTCTGCTCGTTTTCCAACTCTTTCAGTTCTAACAAAATGTTGTTTTCAGAAATAATTCTTTGGTGGCGTTTTTCATGATAAATTGTGTAAAACTTATGGATATAATATCCGATAGTTGTAAGTAAAATAAAATATATGAACTTAGCCCAATTATTAGAATACCATGGTTTTTTCACAACAAATGAATACGTTGCAATATTTTCAGTTATTGAATTAGCAACTTTAGCTCTAACACTAAATTCATATTCACCCGCTGGTAAATTTTCAAAAACAACTTGGGATTCAAACGACCAATCACTCCATTGGTTATGAAGCCCGTCCAATTTATATTGATACTCCGCATTTATATATTTATCAAATTCTGGTACCGTATAATTAAACGCAATATTGTTTTCATCATGTTTAAAAGTTCCCTTTTCGTTCAGTGAAATATTGGTAGATTTTGCATTGATTACATTATTTGAAATTCCATAAACCAATACTTTATGATTATTAAATTTAATATCATTGTTATTTAATACGTAATAACCATCAGTAGTTCCAATTAAATAACTATCATCGCTTAATTGTAAAATGTTTTCATAACCAGGCATGGTGTTGGTCAAAAAAGAAGGAATGGGCAAACTATTTTTCTTTAATTCTGAAGACAACTTACCTGATGAATAGTAATGAATGTAATTTTTTGTAAAGAACCATAATTTGTTGGACTTATCTACAATCATTTTTCCTGTAACATATTCATCATTTTGAAAAATTACACTTAATATAGAATTATATTCAAATAATTTTGATTTTGTATTTAATTTAAAAACTCCTTCTTTGGAAGCATAATAGATTTGATTATTATACTTCGCAATAGTTGCATTCTTCCCTTTTTTGGGACTTTTAAATTTATACAAATCATAGGCATTAAGTAGAGATTTATCAATTTTAATTTTATAAACCCCTTTATATTCATGACTTATATAAATTTCTTTAGCATCTAAAATCTCAAAATGTTTTGAAGAGTAATTAAAACCTTTTATTTTATTTCTGAAAACCCAAGAATTATTTTTTTTCTCTAAAACAGATATTCCATTATAGTTTCCTTGTAAAATATAATTACTTCCATTGAAAAAAGGTTCAAATTTCCAGGTACCAGAGCCTTTATAAATAAAGTTTGCAGTTGTACCTTTAACAATATAAGTTCCGGAATCATGACCGCAAAAGAGGGTATTTTGGTACGAGAATAAAGACCAAACTTGACCTTTAGTGTTTTGAACAAATTCAAATTTAGTAGCTGAATTTAAATCCTTACAAAATAGTCCTTGATTTGTTCCAATATATAATTTATTGTTGTGAGTTATAGAAGTATATGTTGTGCCTAAAATTCCTGTATTATCAGAATAAATTTTTATAGGCGATTTTAGATTAATGCAATTAATGCCGTTATCTAG
Proteins encoded in this region:
- a CDS encoding Ig-like domain-containing protein produces the protein MKNKTYNYLRNAFLLGLVVITNLNCEREMSDDATLATFSKNGEIFTDNFIGLGSDFYFPYGDSKFTAFSVDDNEAYLGNASIRIDVPNANDPLGSYAGGIFRIDGAGRDLTDFDALTFWAKSSQGVTIGEFGFGEDFYPNEFMVTMKDVSVGTQWTKYIIPIPDASKLLHERGMFRFAAGTNGTNGFGYTLWIDELRFEKLGTIAHGQASIENGNNVTETTFVGVNSRVEGVIATFNLPTGINQSITISPSYMNFTSSNPSVASVDAAGLITSLSAGTSTITATFGNQSATGSLTINCQGTFVAAPIPTRPQSNVISIFSDRYANVPVNYYNGYWAPWQTTLSNDFSVNGDNILNYTVFNFVGIEFSSPTINATAMTHVHLDAFIPGPIAPGRQLRVLLIDFGADGAYGGGDDTRHSTTFTASTPTAVVSQNWISIDIPFSAMPGLVSRSHLAQLILEGGDSSVIYVDNIYFYN
- a CDS encoding glycoside hydrolase family 2 TIM barrel-domain containing protein, which translates into the protein MRKIILLLTFCFSSSIFAQADKIVVENNNSGHRLKVNGKDFMVKGMNWDYYPIGTNYNYSLWKQSDDVIITALDAEMSLLKNMGVNTVRQYTGVPAKWIKYIYEKYGIYTMLNHSFGRYGLTIDGTWVANTEYSDKRTQELLLSEVKSMVTEYKNTPGILLFLLGNENNYGLFWDGAETEDIPIQNRKSTVRAESMYKLFNKAVLEMKAIDNSHPMAICNGDLLFLDIIVRECKDIDILGTNMYRGATFTDAFERVKKEFGKPLLLTEFGSDSFNAIDNQEDQKTQAYYMIENWKDIYSNAAGLGKNENSLGGFTFQFSDGWWKYGQTKNLEVHDNNASWSNGGYPFDFKEGQNNMNEEWFGICAKGPVNSRGLYELYPRAAYYAIKEVHRISPYDEGVTADNLNEYFKNINLMDALLRARSDKAALGGKEGEIVKISNLRAEFTTFNTGGSLITTPNVADPDNVVYPNELGFDHMESYYIGVEGNPAPNMKANVNVNILGRVAENPINEIFYENRGRTQTVDTPDGPVVIGDNNRVQVYNASYSWNEKDFELRGFYRTGHYHWGYEGDIFALYPEANYGPNLDIYNGETLGFEIDGKRSLDGLKVAVGPQLWWGANPTYLLKYSKNVLNWDITGIYHRDINTDVEYDSSGKRILNQNQVRTGIIPAWPTERATIALQRKFGAFGITLGGIWGGRPLNGSTFQMYENGIVYNDYINAKDNWGGKAKFTFSKGRFNIYTQGAIMGLVANGGADNVQTFTGWRLKDSGSGNQMNFLTGFTYNVNSNLQIAPNFLWQKPLVEAMPNGVDAPGRLRNFQDDPFVVRVNRETVGGELLLTWDPTPATWMYEWNNDMVEDAKFAFSTGFVYRHLPTTMDAAIGFLANRTAFAFEKSAPAQDLWESNTRIVSKLTPDLGLIANVYFGNGQGNGDSERTINRSGADVRMIYKKVKLTSSIKFNDWGPYDYHRDFNLTYPVQSSIDLSTSVGKPSWFILPDTRIGIMGIWRSLDQYSPRYSPNAVPANTYPPVPTISPVGFGNGSEWEIRTYIHINIGK
- a CDS encoding triple tyrosine motif-containing protein, with the translated sequence MQLHKILFRLSLFLVSLVCSAQQLPPIVKYSKDIYNAGIQNWMISQDNHRFMYFANNEGLLEFNGSKWILNPSPNETIIRSVKCINDKIYTGAFMEFGFWERGVNGQLFYNSLSEAIKDKINDDEQFWGIFPFDNWILFQSLEKIYAYNTKTKSFTIIDPKSTINKAFKTSNGIYFQTTKGLYEIDQGKSKLFLNHEIVNQNKLINIYYANNELILVTQNQGIYKYKNGLLSKFTTTIDSEIQQSNIYSSQLLSDESIALGSISNGIFIISKEGKLIYHITQNDGLSNNTALSLFEDIDKNLWIGLDNGINCINLKSPIKIYSDNTGILGTTYTSITHNNKLYIGTNQGLFCKDLNSATKFEFVQNTKGQVWSLFSYQNTLFCGHDSGTYIVKGTTANFIYKGSGTWKFEPFFNGSNYILQGNYNGISVLEKKNNSWVFRNKIKGFNYSSKHFEILDAKEIYISHEYKGVYKIKIDKSLLNAYDLYKFKSPKKGKNATIAKYNNQIYYASKEGVFKLNTKSKLFEYNSILSVIFQNDEYVTGKMIVDKSNKLWFFTKNYIHYYSSGKLSSELKKNSLPIPSFLTNTMPGYENILQLSDDSYLIGTTDGYYVLNNNDIKFNNHKVLVYGISNNVINAKSTNISLNEKGTFKHDENNIAFNYTVPEFDKYINAEYQYKLDGLHNQWSDWSFESQVVFENLPAGEYEFSVRAKVANSITENIATYSFVVKKPWYSNNWAKFIYFILLTTIGYYIHKFYTIYHEKRHQRIISENNILLELKELENEQKIMKIKNEQLTLDVDKKNKELAVSTMNLIKKTELLNIIKGDLKNSADSSTNSIKSVISTINKNVKEENTWNIFKEAFDSADNNFLKKVKEIHPSLTPNDLRLCAYLRLNLSSKEIAPLLNISVRSIEIKRYRLRKKMDLPHEQGLVEYILQF